The Nitrospirota bacterium nucleotide sequence AAGCGGCCTCATCGATCAGGTCGATCGCCTTGTCCGGCAGGAACCGGTCGGCAATATAGCGGTGGGACAGGACGGCGGCGCTCACGAGCGCCGCATCCTTGATCTTGACGCCATGGTGCACCTCGTAGCGCTCCTTGAGCCCGCGCAGGATCGAGATGGTGTCCTCCACGGACGGCTCGCGCACTAGGACCGGCTGGAATCGCCGCTCGAGCGCCGGGTCCTTCTCGATATGCTTCCGGTATTCGTTCAGGGTCGTGGCTCCGACGCACCGCAGCTCGCCGCGGGCCAGCGCCGGCTTGAGCATGTTCGACGCGTCCATGGCTCCCTCGGCCGCGCCCGCCCCCACCACGGTGTGGAGCTCATCGATGAACAGGATGACATCGCCGCTCGCCTCCGTCACTTCCTTCAGCACGGCCTTCAAGCGGTCCTCGAATTCGCCCCGGTACTTCGCTCCTGCGACGAGCGCGCCCATGTCGAGTGCGACAACGCGCCGGTTCTTCAGGCCCTCCGGCACGTCACCGCTCACGATGCGCTGAGCCAGGCCTTCGGCGATCGCCGTCTTGCCGACGCCCGGCTCGCCGATCAGGACGGGATTGTTCTTCGTCCTCCGCGACAATACCTGCACCACGCGCCGGATCTCCTCGTCCCTGCCGATCACGGGATCCAGCTTGCCGCGCCTCGCCATCTCGGTCAGGTCCCGGCCGTACCGGGTCAACGCCTGGTACTTGTCCTCCGGGTTCTGATCGGTCACACGCTGGGTGCCGCGGATGTCCACCAGCACCGCGAATATCCTGTCCTTCGTAATGCCATGGCGGGACAGGATCTCCCGGGCAGCGCCGTCGATATCAGAGGCGGCGATCAGAAGATGTTCGGTGCTAATGTACTCGTCCTTCAGCCGTTCGGCCTCATCCTCGGCGCGCTCGAACAGCCGGCCGAGCCTCGGCGAGAGATAGGTCTGGACAAGACCCTCTACGCGCGGCAGCCGTTTCAGCGCGTCCTCGATATCGTCATGCAGCCCGTCTGCATCCGCCCCCAGTTTCTTGATCAGCGGCAGGACGAGACCGTCGGTCTGTCCGAGCAATGCGAGCAGCAGATGCTCCACCTCGACCTGCTGATGGTGATTCCTCGCTGCAAGGTCCTGGGCGGCCTGTACGGCCTCCTGGGCTTTTAATGTGAGCTTGTCGAAACGTGCCATGTGCCTCCTCCCGTGTATCAGAAGTTGAGTACGAGGGAAAGTGCGCGTGTGAGTAACTTCTCCTCCACGCGTTCCGGCCCTGTATGTTCCCGCCTTTTCTCCCTCTGCTCCTCACTTCTTAATGTCTTTCTATCCGGAACCTTCTTACCGGCACGAGGGCATTCCTCGTTTCCTCCCTGTGCAGGATCTCGCGTTCCAGCTCCTCGCGCAGTTGCCGGATCGTTTCCGTCATCTCGTGCTGCATCTGCTCCATTTTTTCACGCATGGACAGGATCACCTCCACACCTGCGAGGTTGACGCCCAGCTCACGCGTGAGGCGAAGGATCAATTCCAGCTTTTCCACGTCGTCCTCGGAATAGAGGCGTGTGTTGCCTCCTGTCCTCTTCGGCTTGATAAACCCCTCCCGCTCGTACAGACGCAGGGTCTGCGGATGGATGCCGAGCATCTCCGAGACGACGCTGATCATAAAGAATCGATGTTCACGTACCGCCATACCGACTCCGTTTTTTCAGGCTTCGCCTGGCCATTAAACTCACCCCTGGATTCGACTCGTGTTGTCTCCCGCAAAACATTGGGAGCACGAGGAAAAGAGCAGGTCTTGATGCTTTCCGGCTCTGCCACGTCTTCTCTCTTAAGAAAATCTATTGTTTCCGATGCAGTTTTCCCCGGCTCAGGCTCTTTTCCTGAAACCTTTAAACGTGATCTCGCTTCGCGGATTAATCGGATTCACGCGGTCCAGCTCGCGGAGCAGCTCCTTCCCCCGCTCGTTCAGGCCGGTAGGCGTTACGACCGTGATCGTTACATAATGATCTCCAACTCCGCCGCCTCCGAGATGCGGGACACCCTTTCCGCGCAGTTTGAGCTGCTGTCCGGACTGAACCCCCTGGGGCAGCGAGAGCGACACCAGGCCGTCCACGGAGGGGATCTCGATCTTCTCACCGAGGGCAGCTTCCTTTACCGTCACCTTGGCGACCGAATGCAGGTTGTCTCCCTTGCGTTCAAAATAATAATGCGGCCTGACCTTCGTAATGATATACACGTCTCCCGCCGAGCCGCCCTTCTCGCCGGCACCACCCATGCCCGACACCCGGATCTTCGATCCATTGTCAACGCCGGGCGGGATCTTCACATTAATGCGCTCAGACTTGGAAACGACTCCCCTGCCGTTGCACGTTCTGCAGGGATTGGGATTGATCGTCCCCGTACCGTGGCAGGTCGGGCACGGCTGCGCCATCTGCAGAAGACCTCGGCCTTGCCTCACGCTGCCGGACCCCTGGCAGGTCGGACAGGTGCGCGGAGACGTCCCCGGCTGGGCGCCCGAGCCTCCGCAGGTCGAGCAGGTCACCTCGCGCTGAAGATCGACCTGCATGGTCTTCCCGAAAATGGCGTCCTCGAGGTCAACCTCAACCGAATAGGTTACGTCCTCGCCCTTGAGGGGTCCTCTCTGGCGCTGGCCGAAAAGGGATCCAAAGATGTCCTCGTAGCCTTCAAAGTTTCCGGACTGATAATACGTTCCGCCTTCACCACCCCGGGAAAATCCTTCAAAACCGCTGAACCCCCCCGGACCCTGGCCCTGAGTGGGACCGTATCCACCGCCGCCGAACGCAGCGTGACCGAACTGGTCGTACTGCTGGCGCTTCTTCGGATCGGACAGAATTTCGTAGGCTTCGCTCATCTCCTTGAACTTAGACTCCGCAGTCTTGTCCCCAGGGTTCACATCGGGATGATATTTCCTCGCCAATTTCCTGAACGCCTTCTTGATCTCAGCATCAGAGGCGTCCTTTTTGATTCCGAGGGTATCGTAGTAATCTCTTTTGGTTTCGGTAGCCATAAATCTCCCGTACATTAATGTTACTTACAGTATAAAACTTGAGTGTACACTTGTCAAGTCTATGGTTAAAAAAATGCGCACCATTAGTGCGCATTTTCCACATTTTAGGTAATACATCCCACTTTCCAGCTAATATATCTTATTTATTACCACTTAATCTGTAATAATGCTCTTAAATAGCTCTTTAATTTGCATATTTTTAAAATTGTTATCCACGTAAATCCATACCTCTGATGCGTCTTCGGATAAATTATTCGCTAATTTATTAATTTCAACCAACTCGTGCCGGCTCAAAAACCCCTTCATCTTGTCAACTAGCTTCAGTGCATAGGCGCGTACAAGCGGGTCTCTGTCGGACAAGGCTCTTACCATGAGGTCTTTGTGGGGCAGCACCAGCTCGGCCTTTGCTTCCGCGATCCTGTTGAGTGCGTACATCACGCCAGGACGAAAAATTACTTCCTCGATCCCATATATCTCGGCAATGAGCGGAATGATGTCTTGAAACTGGTCCGGGTCGGCACTCACGATCTCGCCCAGGATCTCGGGCGCGGACCAGCCAATACCGCCTGACTCGTCATTCAGGCTCCAAAGAAGCTTCCGCACCATTTCCCGCAGGTATGTGTAGTCGGTCCTGACAAGCTCTTTCGCAGCCAGCCCGATGGCCTTGATCGCCCGCCAGCTTGCGAGCGTTTCCTTGTCGTAGGACAGACGGATAAGCTGATTCAGGACCTTGCGATTGTCTTTGACGAGTGCGACAATTGAACTCAAGTCGTTCTGGTCAAGAGCATGCTGTAATGTTTCCCTGCGTACATGCATCAGCAATTCCTACCAAAAAGAAATGCGCCCCGAAGGGCGCATTTGCTAAAGAATCATTATTGTTGCATAAATAATCAACACTCGACTGAGCTTTAAAGAAAAGTCCCGTGCATTAGTATCGTACATGGCGCAAGAGGGGGCGGGGGAGTCGCCGTACCCGAGATAGTGAAAGGTAGCGGCGGCGGGTTCACGCAAGGCGTAGGTGAACAGGACGCCGGCGCATTAATAGTAAAAAATGTCTCTGTAGGTCCGAAGGGCAAGCCGTCCAATACAGTAGTCTTGGGAAAACCAGTAATATTTCCAGCATCCGCCCCAACGGAAAGCGTCGTACCGCCACCCATCCAGTTCGTGAACTTATCCCCTGCCATGAATGAATATGAACTTGATCCGCCGTAGGGTATGTTTGTGTTCAACGGTGCAGGCCCGAATGCACAGTACTTCGCCCCTCCGGTTATGCCAAGCTTAATGGACGTCCATATCATCTTGCTTGTCTGGCACCCGACAACACTGCAATCTTGATCAGGACCGTCCCACTTGCCATTGGGAGGATCGTACTGTCCATTCACATTGGCATCAATAAATTGTTCCAGCGGTTCCGTTGCAGAAACAGCAGATATCGCACCGCCGCAATTTTTATTTCCATTGCCATCATTCCAGCAACCATCATCATTTGAGTCAACAAAGGGCTCTCCCAAATCGAGGAAGCCTTCGGATCTCTTTGAATTGCCCGGAATCGATCCTCCTGCGGCCGCGCACGTCGTTGCTATGCTGCAGGTTGACGATCCATCCGGCTGGCTCGTAATACAGCCAGCGTAGGTGTTCGGCGCCCCGTTATCGCATTCACAGGTGTACCCTGCGGGACACGTTGTCGTGCTGGTTGACCGGGTGAACAGTCCGTCGCCGTTTTCGTCAAGGAACGACTCCTCACCCTGGACCGCAGCAAGTATCGTCGCCCAGCCATTCCTTGGATGGATGGCGCTTCCTACGATCCCCAAGCCATAAGTAGTGTTCAAGTAATTGATCAATTTTAATTCATCAACTTCGTTGGGAGACACAGGGATCGTGGAAGTCCATATACTCACGATAGCCGGATCAGGTGCCTGGGTCCTGAAAACAACTGATGTCTTTCCCGTTGCATCGGTCGAACCCTGACGATCAATAGCACCGGCTTCTGTCCTGAAGGAAATGGAGGTCCCGTTTAAGACGTTGTAATTGCCAAAACGGTCAGCGATATACGCCGAGATGTTTGCCTGACTATTCGAGATGACAAGACCCGGTAAATTAAATACATCTGTCGCCAGGTTGAAGTGCGTTGC carries:
- a CDS encoding helix-turn-helix transcriptional regulator — encoded protein: MAVREHRFFMISVVSEMLGIHPQTLRLYEREGFIKPKRTGGNTRLYSEDDVEKLELILRLTRELGVNLAGVEVILSMREKMEQMQHEMTETIRQLREELEREILHREETRNALVPVRRFRIERH
- the dnaJ gene encoding molecular chaperone DnaJ; this translates as MATETKRDYYDTLGIKKDASDAEIKKAFRKLARKYHPDVNPGDKTAESKFKEMSEAYEILSDPKKRQQYDQFGHAAFGGGGYGPTQGQGPGGFSGFEGFSRGGEGGTYYQSGNFEGYEDIFGSLFGQRQRGPLKGEDVTYSVEVDLEDAIFGKTMQVDLQREVTCSTCGGSGAQPGTSPRTCPTCQGSGSVRQGRGLLQMAQPCPTCHGTGTINPNPCRTCNGRGVVSKSERINVKIPPGVDNGSKIRVSGMGGAGEKGGSAGDVYIITKVRPHYYFERKGDNLHSVAKVTVKEAALGEKIEIPSVDGLVSLSLPQGVQSGQQLKLRGKGVPHLGGGGVGDHYVTITVVTPTGLNERGKELLRELDRVNPINPRSEITFKGFRKRA